The Hevea brasiliensis isolate MT/VB/25A 57/8 chromosome 1, ASM3005281v1, whole genome shotgun sequence genome has a window encoding:
- the LOC131183007 gene encoding uncharacterized protein LOC131183007: protein MPSPKTKRDVRSFLGKLNHISRFISNLIAKAKPIFKLLKKNNTAKWDQACQEAFERIKQYLSNPPILVPSMMGRPLILYMAVQQSLMGYVLGQHDETGRKERAIYYLSKKLNECKSRYSFLEKTYFYMIRKAVKKSVIAYLLAENPINDYEALDFKFLDEYINAVGDDAEGPNDVWEMYFNRDVSLADNGIGAVLVASDRKHFPIAVKLRFNCTNNVAEYEVCLSSLQAAIEMKIKKLEAYRDSVLIIYQVKGEWQTKDLKLVPYQKYLLELIKKFEEISFTHLNQDKNQFVDSLATLAMMTQMEEGEIITDNTKNLNGQKIQKLCDQYKIRHLNSSPYRSQMNKVREAANKNLKRIIRK, encoded by the exons atgccatccccaaagactaAAAGGGATGTgcgtagtttcctgggaaagttgaaccACATTTCAAGATTCATCTCTAATCTCATTGCTAAGGCTAAGCCCATTTTCAAGTTACTTAAGAAGAATAATACGGCCAAGTGGGATCAAGCTTGTCAAGAAGCTTTTGAAAGGATTAAGCAGTACTTATCAAATCCGCCAATATTGGTTCCTTCGATGATGGGTAGGCCATTAATCCTATACATGGCAGTTCAGCAAAGCTTGATGGGTTACGTTCTAGGACAACATGATGAAACTGGGAGGAaagaaagagccatttactatttgagcaagaaattGAATGAATGCAAGTCGAGATACTCATTCTTGGAAAAAACCTATT tctatatgataaGAAAGGCAGTAAAAAAGAGTGTGATAGCTTATCTCTTGGCTGAAAACCCAATCAATGATTATGAGGCCCTGGATTTCAAATTCCTAGATGAATATATTAACGCAGTAGGCGATGATGCTGAGGGTCCaaatgatgtatgggaaatgtattttaatAGAGATGTTAGTTTAGCCGACAATGGGATTGGAGCAGTGCTGGTTGCCTCAGATCGGAAACATTTCCCAATAGCTGTTAAGTTGAGGTTCAACTGCACTAATAATGTAGCAGAGTATGAAGTATGCCTGAGTAGCTTACAGgctgccattgaaatgaagataaagaaattagAGGCATACAGGGATTCAGttctgatcatttaccaagtcaaaggggaatggcaaactaaagacctGAAACTGGTCCCATATCAAAAATATCTCCTTGAACTGATTAaaaaatttgaagagatttctttcactcacctgaaCCAGGACAAGAACCAATTTGTTGATTCCTTAGCTACTTTAGCTATGATGACTCAGATGGAGGAAGG AGAGATTATCACCGATAATACCAAGAATCTAAATGGTCAGAAGATTCAAAAGTTATGTGATCAGTACAAGATACGACATCTCAATTCATCACCATATCGATCCCAGATGAATAAAGTCAGAGAAGCcgccaataaaaatctcaagcgGATAATTAGAAAATGA